Proteins found in one Lysinibacillus fusiformis genomic segment:
- a CDS encoding PD-(D/E)XK nuclease family protein — translation MFEISPYPTFSWSLSRHKTLTSCARKYGFEYYFSHNGWLSYNVEPYHQQVYRLKKLQSMPILFGQIVHRYIEQAINDYLQTGKAPTVEELIQLARGQLNAAFIDSTRRLEFWRQKPNKYYMMQEIYYQGTLSPELVQDYKERLRLVFSHFLMSETFQQITSQKGSLRIGEPEQFRSMKVDDVQVFVVMDFHYYDELRDKWVIVDWKTGGESDDDRQQLALYAYYVQQKYRVSLAQIEVYNEYLLTGKRKKYSFTDFDMENILYTFQRSVLEMKKYQADIFSNEPVDIEDFEQTQEKWHCRGCNFRELCAPM, via the coding sequence CTGTTTGAAATTTCACCCTATCCAACCTTTTCGTGGTCGCTCTCGCGTCATAAAACATTGACAAGCTGCGCCCGCAAATATGGCTTTGAATATTACTTTTCACATAACGGATGGCTCAGCTACAATGTGGAGCCCTATCATCAACAGGTGTATCGCTTAAAAAAGCTACAATCAATGCCTATTTTATTTGGGCAAATTGTCCATCGATACATTGAGCAGGCCATTAATGATTATCTACAAACAGGTAAAGCTCCTACTGTAGAGGAGTTGATTCAATTGGCACGCGGGCAGCTTAATGCAGCCTTTATCGACTCCACTCGTCGTCTTGAATTTTGGAGACAAAAACCGAATAAATACTATATGATGCAGGAAATTTATTATCAAGGCACACTTTCTCCTGAGCTTGTGCAAGACTATAAAGAACGTTTACGACTTGTTTTTAGCCATTTTTTGATGAGCGAAACATTCCAGCAAATCACCTCACAAAAAGGCTCTCTCCGTATAGGGGAACCAGAGCAATTCCGCTCCATGAAAGTGGATGATGTCCAGGTATTCGTTGTTATGGACTTTCATTATTATGATGAACTGAGGGATAAATGGGTTATTGTTGACTGGAAAACGGGCGGGGAGTCTGATGATGACCGTCAGCAATTAGCGCTCTACGCTTACTATGTTCAGCAGAAATACCGTGTGTCTCTGGCGCAAATCGAGGTATATAATGAATATTTATTAACAGGAAAACGCAAGAAATATAGTTTTACTGACTTCGATATGGAGAATATTTTGTATACATTTCAGCGCAGTGTTTTAGAAATGAAAAAGTATCAGGCAGATATTTTCTCCAACGAGCCCGTAGACATCGAGGACTTTGAACAAACACAGGAAAAATGGCATTGTCGAGGCTGTAATTTTAGGGAGTTATGCGCGCCAATGTGA
- a CDS encoding DUF3923 family protein — translation MLGMKIIWWAVNIVWLLIFSGIAVFIGAMNVDGAGIAQTPESKLISFVILGLMFLIVALVQLIFLYFIKKAQSSFI, via the coding sequence ATGTTGGGTATGAAAATAATTTGGTGGGCTGTAAATATTGTATGGTTATTGATCTTTTCTGGCATTGCCGTATTTATTGGGGCAATGAATGTTGATGGTGCTGGGATTGCACAAACACCTGAAAGTAAATTGATCTCATTCGTTATTTTGGGCCTCATGTTTCTAATAGTTGCGCTTGTGCAATTAATTTTTCTTTATTTTATTAAAAAAGCACAAAGCTCATTTATCTAA
- a CDS encoding sulfite exporter TauE/SafE family protein, with amino-acid sequence MEYLLFLLIGIIGNVIGTLVGGGGLITLPTMMLMGVPVHSAIGANKVSNMVSAFSSFYTIYQRKELAWTEMRSVLLVSLIGGTLGGLFASFMSSQTLTFIAIILLGFALVMSFMGGADFGDKERFTMNRKNGPILLGVGFYDGMFGPGSSTLALYTYAHEKISYIKAVGLSRVGVFAMCSGAAITYIATGKIEWPLTLILMIGSTIGAQIGLVLARKVKANQVKLLLRIVTIVLIIQLVYDFIHQL; translated from the coding sequence TAATTACCTTGCCAACGATGATGCTTATGGGTGTACCCGTCCATTCGGCTATTGGCGCGAATAAAGTGTCCAATATGGTAAGTGCTTTTTCAAGCTTTTATACGATTTATCAACGTAAGGAATTAGCCTGGACCGAAATGCGTTCGGTGTTACTTGTCTCTTTGATTGGTGGTACATTGGGGGGACTTTTCGCTTCATTCATGAGCAGTCAAACATTGACGTTCATTGCGATTATTTTACTTGGCTTTGCGCTTGTCATGTCCTTTATGGGTGGGGCTGATTTTGGCGACAAGGAACGCTTTACGATGAATCGAAAAAACGGTCCTATCCTTCTTGGGGTAGGCTTTTATGACGGCATGTTTGGCCCTGGCAGTAGTACATTGGCGCTTTATACATATGCACATGAGAAGATTTCCTATATTAAAGCAGTTGGGCTATCACGGGTAGGGGTATTTGCAATGTGCTCAGGAGCAGCGATTACCTATATTGCTACAGGGAAAATCGAATGGCCATTAACGCTTATTTTAATGATTGGCTCGACGATTGGTGCACAAATTGGGCTCGTGCTCGCGAGAAAAGTGAAAGCAAATCAGGTAAAGCTTTTACTGCGTATTGTAACGATTGTGCTGATCATACAGCTTGTTTATGATTTCATCCATCAGCTTTAG